The DNA region GATAGAAAAAAAGAATTAGAACCTGAAGAAGTTTTTCAAGAAATATATAAAGTTAAAGGTTTTATCAAAACAGGAGGTGTCACTATTTCAGGTGGAGAACCACTAACACAACCTGATTTTATTAGAGAAATATTTAGACTTTGTAAAGAAAATGGTATTCATACAGCACTTGATACATCAGGATATATATTTACGGAAAGAACAAAAAAGGTTTTAGAAATGGTAGACTTGGTGTTACTGGATATAAAGCATATTGATCCCGACAAGTACAAGGTACTTACATCTGTAAATTTAGCACCTACATTAAAATTTGCACAATATTTAAAAGAAATAAATAAACCGGTATGGTTAAGATATGTTTTAGTGCCTGGTTATAGCGATGCAGAAGAAGATTTACATAAATGGGGGCAATATTGTTCACAATTTAAAAATGTTGAAAGAGTAGATATATTACCATTTCACCAAATGGGTGCATCAAAATGGGAAATGATGAAAAAAACTTATGTTCTAAAAAATAATCCTACCCCAACAAGAGAACAAGTAATGAAAGCAGAAGATATATTCAGGTCTTATGGATTACCTGTAAAAATGACAAATAGATAATTATTAAAATACTTTTTTTACCTATTCAATAGGTAAGGAGAGTATTTTTTTTATGCTAAATTTTTTTCATTTTTTGTGAAAGATATTGAAAATTGTTTTTGATAAAAATCAAGGTACATTAATAATGAGGAGGGAGTATGGTTAATAAAAGGCAAATTGAAATATTAGATATGTTGATTTTAAATAAAAGCTTAAGTATGGAACATTTGTCAAAATATTTTAAAGTATCTATACGAAGCATACAATATAGTATAAATATTATAAACTACTATTTATCTCAAAATTCGTTTGAAATAATTAAAATAAAAAGTGGAAATATTTTTTTAACTAATGAAAGTGAAATAATAAAAATTATAAATTTATTAAAAGAAGAAAAATCACTAAAAAGAGAAGAAAGACTCCTTATACTACAAATTTATTCAAGCTTTTCTGAAAAAGGGCTTAATATTTCAAAATTATCAAAAATGATTAATGTTTCAAGAAATACCTTAAAATCAGATATGGCAAGTATAAAAGAATATAAATTTAATTATTCAAAATCAAATGGATATTATTTAAATGTCTCAAACGATTTTAGACTTAATAAATTAATTGAAGTTTATGAAAATGACCATTTACTTAAATATATACAAAATATTATTGATGATAAATTATTTTTGAATATTGAAAAATTTATTAAAGAGATTGCGAAAAATATAATATTAAATCTTAATGAAGAAAGTTATAAAAAATTAAAAATCTTAATATATTGTCAAATAAAGTATCCAGAAAAAATGGAAAATGTATTTCACGATAATTTAATTATAGAGGAAATAAAAAAAGTATATTTAAAATATTTTAATAATTTAAATGGCTTTAATCGTATATTAGATTTTATTGTCGGAAATTCATTATACTTAAATGTCAATAGTGGTTTAGATGAGAGTTTTTTTATAAAACAAATGATTAAATTTGTTAGTGAAAAAGTAAATGTAAATTTAAATGAAGATAAAATTTTAAATAATTTTTTGCTAAGTCATTTAAAAGTTTCAATATATAGACTTAAAGAAAATATAGAACTTAAAAATCAAATATATGAGAATTTAATTTGGAATAAGGATCCTATTATATTCATAATAAAAAAAGCTGTTTGTGATATTGAAGTAGCCTTTGACATTAAATTTACAGATACAGAAATACTTTTGATTGCATATCATTTTAAAGCATCAATAAATAGAATGAGTGTATGTAACAGAAAAAAAGTAATATTAGTATGTGGATTAGGATATGGAACATCAAGAGTTTTGGAATATAACTTAAAAGAAAAATTTGATGTAGATATAGTAGATATAATGCCTGCATACATGGTGAATATTAAAACTATTAATAAACATAATATAGACTATATTTTAACTACTGTAAATTTAGAAATAGAAAATAGTATTAAGATTAATCCGGTACTAAATTATGAAGATTATAAAAAACTTGAAGAATTAGGTATAAGTAGAAAAAAAGATAAAATATTAATAAGTGAATTTTTAGATGATTTATCAACTATAAATAATTTTAATAATGATAAAGTTGCTCAAATGCTACTTAATAAATATTCTAAGTTTTTCTTTGAAAAATATAATTTAAGCTCAGAACTTTTAAATATTTTAACAAAAGAAAAATGTATTTTTAAAGATAATGTAAAAACATTGGAGGAAGCAGTAAATATTTTAGGCAATAATTTAGAAAAATTAGGTGTAACTAACAAAAATTATACAGATGAGATGTTAAAAGCACTTGAAAAATTTGGGACATATATAGTTATTTCTGAAAATGTAGCTATACCACATGCTAAAAATACAAATGGAGTCAATAAAACAGATGTAAGTATTTTAATTATTAAAGATCCAATTAAAGTAAAAGATAAAAATATAAATTTTATGCTCTGTTTTTCAAGTATTGGTAATAGTTCACATTTAGGAATAATAAATGATGTATACAAACTTATAATGATAAAAGATTTTTCTAAAAAAATTTCAAACATTAGAAATTATAAACAACTAATAGAATATTTTAAAGAGGTATTCAAATAATATAAGGAGACTTAAAATGATTTTTAATGCAAGTAATATAGAAGTGGTAGAAAGTATTAATAATTGGGAAGAAGCAATAAGAAAAGCCTCAGAAAATCTTATTAAAAATAAATATATTGAAGAAAGATACGTTGAGGCTATGATTTCGTCAGTAAAAAAATTGGGATTTTACATAGTACTGGCAGATTTAATTGCAATGCCGCATGCAAGACCTGAAAATGGTGTTTTGAAAACAGGTGTTTCGTTTTTGAAATTAAATAATGCAGTTAAATTTGGTGAAAATGATGTAAAGTTTATTTTTGTTTTAGCGGCAATAAATTCAGATTCTCACATAGATACTATAAAAGAACTTATGAAAATATTTCAAAATGAAAATAAAATGAAAAAGTTAGAAAATGTAAAAACAAAAGAAGAGATATTAGCGATTATTTAAGAAAGGATGATATTTATGAAAATTATGGCTGTTTGTGGATCAGGATTAGGTTCAAGTTTTATGCTTGAAATGAATATAAAAAAAGTTTTAAAAAATTTAAATTTTGAAGCGGAAGTTGAACATCAAGATTTGGCATCTGTTAATCAAAATAGTGCAGATATATTTGTTATGGGTAAAGATATAGCTGAAAGTTGTTCGGTTTCAAAAGATAAGATTATTATATTAGATAGTATTATTAGTATGAGTGAATTAAGTGAAAAATTAAAAAGTAAATTAAATATATAAATTGGAGGTATTTATGTTGACATTATTAAAATTTATTGTAGGAATTTTAAAAGTTCCGGCAATATTGGTAGGACTTATCGCATTAATTGGATTATTACTTCAAAAAAAATCTTTTACAGACATAGTAAAGGGAACAATTAAAACAATAATGGGATTTTTAATTTTATCAGCAGGTGCAGATTTAATTGTTTCATCACTAGCACCTATGGGTCAAATGTTTGAACATGCTTTTTCAATACAAGGTGTTGTACCTAATAATGAAGCTATAATTTCACAAGCATTAAAAGATTTTGGTACACCAACAGCCCTTATAATGACACTTGGAATGGTTGCTAATATATTAATTGCTAGATTTACTCGTTTAAAATATATCTTTTTAACAGGGCATCACACTTTATACATGGCATGTATGATAGCAATAATGTTACATGTTGCAGGATTTTCAGGAATTAGTTTAGTTATTTTAGGTTCTGTTATACTAGGAATAACTATGGCAGTATTTCCAGCATTAGCACAACCTTTTATGAAGAATATAACAGGTGAAAATTCTATAGCATTTGGGCATTTTTCAACTCTTGGATATATTTTATCTGGTTATATAGGAAAAGTTGTTGGAAAAAATTCAAAATCAACAGAAGAAATGAAATTGCCTAAAAATTTGAGTTTTTTAAGAGATAGTTCTATTTCAATTTCTATAACAATGATGTTTATTTATGTTATTTTAGCAATATTAGCAGGAAAAAATTTTGTTACTAATCTTTCAGGTGGAGATAATTATATAATTTTTTCAATACTTAAAGCTATAGCATTTGCTGGTGGAGTATTTATTATACTTCAAGGTGTGAGATTAATTTTAAATGAAATAGTACCGGCATTTACAGGTATTTCTGAAAAATTAGTTCCTAATGCAAAACCAGCACTTGATTGTCCTATAGTATTTCCATATGCACCAAATGCTGTTTTAATAGGGTTTATATTTAGTTTTTTAGGTGGAATAGTAGGACTATTTATTTTAGGTGCAATAAATTCAGTTCTTATACTACCGGGAGTTGTTCCTCATTTTTTCTGTGGTGCAACAGCAGGTGTATTTGGTAATTCAACAGGTGGTAGAAGAGGAGCTATGATAGGTGCATTTGCTAATGGATTATTATTAACTTTTTTACCGGCAATACTTTATCCTGTACTAGGTGCTTTAGGTTATGCAAATACAACTTTTTCAGATGCTGATTTTGCAACATTAGGTATAATATTAGGTTATTTATCAAAAAATTCGTTTATTATAATCTTACTTACAGTATTTACTGTAGTATCTTTAGTTATGTATAATTTTTTTATAAAATCAAAGAATAAGGAATAAATAATATGAAAGATACAAAAATATTTGCCAGAAAAATACGTATAAATATTTTGAAAATGTTAATAAATTTGGGTTTTGGACATTATGGTGGTTCATTATCTTGTGTTGAAACATTAGCAGTTTTATACAACGAAGTAATGAAATTTGATCCAAATAATCCAAATAGTTGTGAAAGAGATTATTTAGTGCTTTCTAAAGGACATGCAGGTCCTGCACTTTATGCAACTTTAGCTTTAAAAGGATTTTTTCCATTAGAAGATTTGCTTACATTAAATATTAATGGGACAAATTTACCTTCACATCCGGATAGATTAAAAACAAAAGGTGTTGATATTACAACAGGTTCATTAGGTCAAGGAATATCAATTGCATCAGGAATAGCAAAGGCATTAAAAATACAACAAAAAGAAAATAGAGTTTTTTGTATTATTGGTGATGGAGAAGCTCAGGAAGGTCAAGTATGGGAAGCTATGCAATTTATATCACACAATAAGCTAAATAACATGACTATATTTATTGATTACAATAAACAACAGTTAGATAGATATTTAAATGAAATTTGTGAACCTTTTTCTTTTGTTGAAAAAGCGAAATCATTTGGATTAGATGCAGTTATGATAAAAGGTGATGATATAGATGAAATTAGAAAATATTCAAAAAATATAGGGAATAATCCTATGGTAATAGTTCTTGATACTGTAAAAGGACAAGGAATTAAATTCATAGAAAAGTTTAATGGTAATCATCACATAAGAGCAAATGATAAAATACAAAAAGAATTAGAAAAAGCGTTGGAAGAACTAGAAAGTAGTGATAACTAATGTATAAAGTTTATCAAGGTGAAGCAGAAAAAGAAAATATAGAACTTAGAAAAGTATGTGTAGATAAATTAGATGAGTTTTTAAATAATGATGAAAAAGTTGTGTATTTAGATGCAGATTTAATGGGATCTTTAGGAAGTTATAACCTTAAAAAATATGGTGATAGAGTAATAAATTGCGGTATAATGGAAGCACAAGAAGTATCAGCAGCAGCAGGAATGTCATGTTTTGGAATGAAACCATTTATACATACATTTACAGCGTTTGCAAGTAGAAGATGTTTAGATCAAATATTTATTTCTTCGCTTTATCAGAAAAATCCTATGGTTGTTATAGCATCTGATGCAGGAATTAGTGCTGTACATAATGGTGGTACACATATGTCGTTTGAAGATATGGGAATTATTAGAGGCTTAACTGATACAGTTGTTATAGAACCTACGGATTCTAATGTATTAAAATGTGTTCTTGATGAAGTGTACAATAATTTTAATAAATTTTATTGGATAAGATTAACAAGGAAATCAGTTTTTAAAGTATATGAAGATGGTTCTAAATTTAAAATAGGAAAAGCTAATGTTTTACAAGAAGGAAAAGATGTTACTATAATTGCAATAGGAATGATGGTAAAAAATGCACAAATAGCTGCAAAAATGCTAGAAAAACATTCTATAACAGCAACAGTAATAGATTCATTTACGTTAAAACCTCTTGATAAGGATAC from Caviibacter abscessus includes:
- a CDS encoding PTS sugar transporter subunit IIB: MKIMAVCGSGLGSSFMLEMNIKKVLKNLNFEAEVEHQDLASVNQNSADIFVMGKDIAESCSVSKDKIIILDSIISMSELSEKLKSKLNI
- a CDS encoding transketolase family protein, producing MYKVYQGEAEKENIELRKVCVDKLDEFLNNDEKVVYLDADLMGSLGSYNLKKYGDRVINCGIMEAQEVSAAAGMSCFGMKPFIHTFTAFASRRCLDQIFISSLYQKNPMVVIASDAGISAVHNGGTHMSFEDMGIIRGLTDTVVIEPTDSNVLKCVLDEVYNNFNKFYWIRLTRKSVFKVYEDGSKFKIGKANVLQEGKDVTIIAIGMMVKNAQIAAKMLEKHSITATVIDSFTLKPLDKDTIIKYAKKSKLIVTAENHSITNGLGSAVAEVLSENCPTKLVRIGVLEKFGQVGTLDFLEKEYKLRAEDIYEAVINNF
- a CDS encoding transketolase → MKDTKIFARKIRINILKMLINLGFGHYGGSLSCVETLAVLYNEVMKFDPNNPNSCERDYLVLSKGHAGPALYATLALKGFFPLEDLLTLNINGTNLPSHPDRLKTKGVDITTGSLGQGISIASGIAKALKIQQKENRVFCIIGDGEAQEGQVWEAMQFISHNKLNNMTIFIDYNKQQLDRYLNEICEPFSFVEKAKSFGLDAVMIKGDDIDEIRKYSKNIGNNPMVIVLDTVKGQGIKFIEKFNGNHHIRANDKIQKELEKALEELESSDN
- a CDS encoding BglG family transcription antiterminator; protein product: MVNKRQIEILDMLILNKSLSMEHLSKYFKVSIRSIQYSINIINYYLSQNSFEIIKIKSGNIFLTNESEIIKIINLLKEEKSLKREERLLILQIYSSFSEKGLNISKLSKMINVSRNTLKSDMASIKEYKFNYSKSNGYYLNVSNDFRLNKLIEVYENDHLLKYIQNIIDDKLFLNIEKFIKEIAKNIILNLNEESYKKLKILIYCQIKYPEKMENVFHDNLIIEEIKKVYLKYFNNLNGFNRILDFIVGNSLYLNVNSGLDESFFIKQMIKFVSEKVNVNLNEDKILNNFLLSHLKVSIYRLKENIELKNQIYENLIWNKDPIIFIIKKAVCDIEVAFDIKFTDTEILLIAYHFKASINRMSVCNRKKVILVCGLGYGTSRVLEYNLKEKFDVDIVDIMPAYMVNIKTINKHNIDYILTTVNLEIENSIKINPVLNYEDYKKLEELGISRKKDKILISEFLDDLSTINNFNNDKVAQMLLNKYSKFFFEKYNLSSELLNILTKEKCIFKDNVKTLEEAVNILGNNLEKLGVTNKNYTDEMLKALEKFGTYIVISENVAIPHAKNTNGVNKTDVSILIIKDPIKVKDKNINFMLCFSSIGNSSHLGIINDVYKLIMIKDFSKKISNIRNYKQLIEYFKEVFK
- a CDS encoding PTS ascorbate transporter subunit IIC; this encodes MLTLLKFIVGILKVPAILVGLIALIGLLLQKKSFTDIVKGTIKTIMGFLILSAGADLIVSSLAPMGQMFEHAFSIQGVVPNNEAIISQALKDFGTPTALIMTLGMVANILIARFTRLKYIFLTGHHTLYMACMIAIMLHVAGFSGISLVILGSVILGITMAVFPALAQPFMKNITGENSIAFGHFSTLGYILSGYIGKVVGKNSKSTEEMKLPKNLSFLRDSSISISITMMFIYVILAILAGKNFVTNLSGGDNYIIFSILKAIAFAGGVFIILQGVRLILNEIVPAFTGISEKLVPNAKPALDCPIVFPYAPNAVLIGFIFSFLGGIVGLFILGAINSVLILPGVVPHFFCGATAGVFGNSTGGRRGAMIGAFANGLLLTFLPAILYPVLGALGYANTTFSDADFATLGIILGYLSKNSFIIILLTVFTVVSLVMYNFFIKSKNKE
- a CDS encoding PTS sugar transporter subunit IIA, translating into MIFNASNIEVVESINNWEEAIRKASENLIKNKYIEERYVEAMISSVKKLGFYIVLADLIAMPHARPENGVLKTGVSFLKLNNAVKFGENDVKFIFVLAAINSDSHIDTIKELMKIFQNENKMKKLENVKTKEEILAII
- the pflA gene encoding pyruvate formate-lyase-activating protein, translating into MKGFVHSFESFGTKDGPGIRFVLFVQGCPLRCLYCHNVDTWNVKDRKKELEPEEVFQEIYKVKGFIKTGGVTISGGEPLTQPDFIREIFRLCKENGIHTALDTSGYIFTERTKKVLEMVDLVLLDIKHIDPDKYKVLTSVNLAPTLKFAQYLKEINKPVWLRYVLVPGYSDAEEDLHKWGQYCSQFKNVERVDILPFHQMGASKWEMMKKTYVLKNNPTPTREQVMKAEDIFRSYGLPVKMTNR